Proteins encoded in a region of the Deefgea piscis genome:
- a CDS encoding FxDxF family PEP-CTERM protein, with amino-acid sequence MKKINHFVGAAIIGLAAVSSQAAVTKVTLSHGSDFSAAQKINKTSGDEWIYNSVTFKVTDNSPILFSFFNEQKANNVGKGTFDLLTVKLLEGSKVISTHAFGSTGQYLFSNTFAANKNYKFQFNGFSTNYVGNLNYTVAAVPEPEAYALMGLGLIGLLAARRRKLKSI; translated from the coding sequence ATGAAAAAGATTAACCACTTTGTAGGTGCTGCAATCATTGGCCTGGCTGCGGTATCTAGCCAAGCAGCAGTAACTAAAGTGACATTAAGTCATGGCAGTGATTTTAGCGCTGCGCAAAAAATCAACAAAACTTCTGGCGATGAATGGATTTATAACTCAGTTACTTTTAAAGTAACGGATAACTCGCCGATTTTGTTTAGCTTTTTTAATGAACAAAAAGCCAATAACGTTGGTAAAGGCACTTTTGATTTATTGACGGTAAAACTACTGGAAGGCAGCAAAGTAATCAGCACCCATGCCTTTGGTAGCACCGGCCAGTATTTATTTAGCAATACATTTGCTGCTAATAAAAACTATAAATTCCAATTTAATGGCTTTAGCACCAACTACGTCGGCAACTTAAACTACACCGTTGCTGCCGTACCAGAGCCAGAAGCCTACGCCTTAATGGGCTTAGGTTTGATTGGTCTACTGGCTGCTCGCCGCCGTAAATTAAAGTCAATATGA
- the htpG gene encoding molecular chaperone HtpG, whose amino-acid sequence MSKETLGFQAEVKQLLQLMIHSLYSNKEIFLRELVSNASDACDKLRFEAINNDSLFGNDPELKIHVSFDADAKTITISDSGIGMSRDEVIQNIGTIARSGTKEFFSQLSGDAQKDAHLIGQFGVGFYSAFIIADKVTLTTRRAGEETATQWESKGDGEFTLETVEKASRGTTIVLHLKEGEEEFLNDWRLRSIIRKYSDHITLPIMMPAQAGYNEDGSIKPAEGEETVNQANALWTRSKSDITPEQYTEFYKHVAHDYEEPLAWSHAKVEGRQEYTELLYVPKRAPFDLYDRERRHGVKLYVRRVFIMEDSEKLLPQYLRFIRGVIDSADLPLNVSREILQHSKDIEQIKSGCVKKVLGLLESMANSDDGAEQAKYAAFWTEFGKVLKEGVGEDHANKERIAALCRFASTHNDNAEQTVSLKDYLGRMKEGQDQIYFITADSYAAAKNSPHLEVFRKKGIEVLLLSDRVDEWAFSGLTEFEGKKLQSVAKGELDLEQFTDEAEKQEQEAAATELKDVIEQMKAVLGDSVKDIRVTHRLTDSPACLVVENQDMSANLERLLKSAGQDVKGSKPILEVNPTHPLVSKLKAEAASDKFGDWTQLIFDQALLAEGGQLEDPASFVKRLNGLMLAMQN is encoded by the coding sequence ATGTCTAAAGAAACATTAGGCTTTCAAGCCGAAGTCAAACAACTCTTGCAACTGATGATTCATTCTTTGTATTCCAACAAAGAAATTTTCTTGCGCGAATTGGTGTCCAATGCCTCTGATGCATGCGACAAATTGCGCTTTGAAGCAATCAATAATGACAGCCTGTTTGGCAATGATCCCGAACTCAAAATCCACGTGAGCTTTGATGCCGATGCCAAAACCATCACCATCAGCGACAGTGGTATCGGTATGAGCCGCGATGAAGTGATCCAAAATATTGGTACCATCGCTCGCTCTGGCACCAAAGAATTCTTTAGCCAACTCTCTGGCGATGCACAAAAAGATGCGCATTTAATCGGTCAATTTGGCGTGGGTTTTTACTCGGCCTTTATCATTGCCGATAAAGTCACTCTCACCACCCGCCGTGCAGGCGAAGAAACCGCCACGCAATGGGAATCCAAAGGCGATGGCGAATTCACGCTAGAAACCGTTGAAAAAGCCAGCCGTGGCACGACCATCGTGTTGCACCTCAAAGAAGGCGAAGAAGAATTCCTCAACGATTGGCGTTTACGCAGCATCATCCGCAAATATTCAGACCACATCACTTTGCCGATCATGATGCCAGCGCAAGCGGGCTACAACGAAGACGGCTCAATTAAACCGGCCGAAGGCGAAGAAACCGTCAATCAAGCCAATGCTTTGTGGACGCGTAGCAAATCAGACATCACACCTGAGCAATACACCGAGTTCTATAAACACGTCGCGCACGACTACGAAGAACCGCTCGCTTGGAGCCACGCTAAAGTCGAAGGCCGCCAAGAATACACCGAGCTACTCTACGTGCCGAAACGGGCACCATTTGATTTATACGACCGCGAACGTCGCCATGGCGTGAAGCTCTACGTGCGCCGCGTATTTATCATGGAAGACAGCGAAAAATTGCTACCGCAATACCTGCGCTTTATCCGTGGTGTGATTGATTCGGCCGATTTGCCGCTCAACGTATCACGCGAAATCTTGCAACACAGCAAAGACATCGAGCAGATTAAATCCGGTTGCGTTAAAAAAGTGCTGGGTCTGTTAGAAAGCATGGCCAACTCTGACGATGGCGCAGAACAAGCCAAATACGCCGCATTTTGGACTGAGTTTGGCAAAGTGCTCAAAGAAGGCGTTGGTGAAGACCATGCCAACAAAGAGCGCATCGCCGCGCTATGCCGCTTTGCTTCGACCCACAATGACAATGCCGAACAAACCGTCTCGCTCAAAGACTATCTGGGTCGCATGAAAGAAGGCCAAGATCAGATCTACTTCATCACCGCCGATTCGTATGCCGCAGCGAAAAACAGCCCGCATCTGGAAGTTTTCCGCAAAAAAGGCATCGAAGTCTTACTTTTGTCTGACCGCGTTGATGAATGGGCATTTAGCGGCTTAACCGAATTTGAAGGTAAAAAACTCCAGTCCGTTGCCAAAGGCGAGCTCGATTTAGAGCAATTTACCGACGAAGCCGAAAAGCAAGAGCAAGAAGCCGCAGCAACCGAGCTGAAAGACGTCATTGAACAAATGAAAGCGGTACTTGGCGATTCAGTCAAAGACATCCGCGTTACGCATCGCTTGACCGACAGCCCAGCTTGCTTGGTCGTCGAAAACCAAGACATGAGCGCCAACCTAGAGCGCCTACTCAAATCAGCCGGGCAAGACGTAAAAGGCAGCAAACCAATCTTGGAAGTGAATCCAACACATCCACTGGTGAGCAAGCTCAAAGCAGAAGCAGCTAGCGACAAATTTGGCGATTGGACTCAGTTGATTTTTGACCAAGCGTTATTGGCCGAAGGCGGTCAGCTCGAAGACCCTGCTTCATTCGTAAAACGCTTAAATGGCTTGATGCTGGCGATGCAAAACTAA
- a CDS encoding ParA family protein: MLRRVVFNQKGGVGKSTITVNLAAVAAAQGKRVLIVDLDPQGNSSHYVLGAAAYECTPTLADFFDQVLNFSLYAKGAAEFIHPTPFKNLFIMPSHPSIAEQQVKLESRYKIYKLRETLAELTGQFDEVYIDTPPALNFFTLSALIAASGCLIPFDCDTFSRDALLGLIARVEEIRQDHNSELKIEGIIVNQYQSRASLPQRLVQDLEAQGLPVLQARLSSSVKVRESHDQAMPLIALDAKHKLSQEFCHLYAELSGDVLVSIS, translated from the coding sequence ATGTTACGACGGGTGGTGTTTAATCAAAAAGGCGGCGTCGGTAAATCAACGATTACGGTGAATTTGGCCGCCGTGGCTGCGGCACAAGGCAAACGCGTTCTGATTGTTGATTTAGACCCACAGGGCAATAGCAGTCATTATGTTTTGGGCGCTGCAGCTTACGAGTGCACGCCCACATTGGCCGATTTTTTTGACCAAGTGCTTAATTTCTCTTTGTATGCCAAAGGCGCTGCTGAGTTTATCCATCCTACGCCGTTTAAAAATCTATTTATCATGCCTTCGCATCCCAGTATTGCGGAACAGCAAGTTAAATTAGAGTCGCGCTACAAAATCTATAAATTACGCGAAACATTGGCCGAGCTCACCGGGCAATTTGATGAGGTCTATATTGATACCCCGCCAGCACTTAACTTTTTCACACTTTCGGCCTTGATTGCCGCCTCTGGCTGCTTGATTCCTTTTGATTGTGATACATTCTCGCGCGACGCCTTACTGGGTTTAATCGCCCGCGTGGAAGAAATTCGGCAAGATCATAATAGTGAGCTGAAAATTGAAGGCATTATTGTCAATCAATATCAATCACGCGCTAGTTTGCCACAGCGTTTGGTGCAGGATTTAGAGGCGCAGGGCTTGCCGGTATTACAAGCTAGATTGTCGAGCTCAGTGAAGGTGCGTGAGTCGCATGATCAGGCCATGCCTTTGATTGCATTGGATGCCAAACATAAGCTATCACAAGAATTTTGTCATTTATACGCCGAGCTGTCCGGTGATGTGCTTGTCAGCATAAGTTAA
- a CDS encoding response regulator produces MATKPLNRILIVDDEPFNLEILSEHLADAGYETVTAEDGEAAWEILQHDQQGFRPYCSIE; encoded by the coding sequence ATGGCAACGAAACCGCTCAATCGAATCCTGATTGTTGACGATGAACCATTTAATTTAGAAATACTGTCCGAGCATTTAGCCGATGCGGGCTATGAAACGGTGACTGCTGAAGATGGTGAGGCGGCTTGGGAAATCCTGCAGCACGATCAGCAAGGTTTTCGACCATATTGCTCGATCGAATGA
- a CDS encoding response regulator, whose translation MMPRMDGMQVLAKLKQHPDFLHIPVIMQTAVGAAENVREGLAAGAYYYLIKPFQREMLLAIVAAAVGFHKERKQLEDQITEHAESYRLLVNGEFHFRTLDEARQLTLMLSRACPEPQRVAMGLSELLVNAVEHGNLGISYADKSRLLQAGRWQDEVESRLASPDYAQRKVAVKYSMDEDEIQIHILDEGQGFDWQPFLEFSPERAFDPHGRGISMARMMSFDSLEYQGKGNEVLVRVLRKP comes from the coding sequence ATGATGCCACGTATGGATGGCATGCAGGTTTTGGCCAAGCTAAAGCAACATCCTGATTTTTTGCATATTCCAGTCATTATGCAAACCGCAGTCGGCGCAGCAGAGAATGTGCGTGAAGGTTTGGCTGCCGGTGCTTACTATTATTTGATTAAACCGTTTCAGCGTGAAATGTTGTTGGCGATTGTGGCGGCCGCAGTGGGCTTTCACAAAGAGCGCAAGCAGCTAGAAGATCAGATTACTGAGCACGCCGAGTCTTATCGTTTATTGGTGAATGGCGAATTTCATTTTCGTACTTTAGATGAAGCCAGACAATTGACATTAATGCTGTCACGCGCTTGCCCAGAGCCTCAGCGGGTGGCGATGGGTTTGTCTGAGTTACTGGTGAATGCCGTTGAGCATGGCAATTTGGGCATTAGCTACGCTGATAAATCACGGTTATTACAAGCGGGCCGTTGGCAAGATGAAGTGGAATCTCGCTTGGCCAGCCCTGATTACGCCCAAAGAAAAGTCGCCGTAAAGTACAGCATGGATGAAGATGAAATTCAGATTCATATTTTGGATGAAGGGCAGGGCTTTGATTGGCAGCCTTTTTTAGAGTTTTCACCTGAGCGTGCGTTTGATCCGCATGGCCGTGGAATTTCAATGGCCAGAATGATGTCGTTTGATAGTTTGGAATATCAAGGCAAAGGCAATGAGGTATTGGTTCGAGTGCTACGTAAACCTTAA
- the thrC gene encoding threonine synthase: MKYISTRGGMNAQAFSDILLGGLAPDGGLSIPEQYPQLSQADLESMATLNYRDLAFAVISRFVDDIPSDDLKALINKTYTAEVYCNGRSKNQADHITPLIKLDGSLYIQELSNGPTLAFKDMAMQLLGNLFEYVLDKKGEQINIVGATSGDTGSAAEYAMRGKRGVNVFMLSPFGKMSPFQRAQMFSLQDENIFNLSVHGFFDACQDIVKNINKDAEFKAQYKIGAVNSINWGRIVAQVVYYFKGYFATILATGKKVGDKVDFCVPSGNFGNICAGHIARQMGLPIGQLVVATNENDVLDEFFKTGGYHPRDVANTFETTSPSMDISKASNLERFVFDLIGRDSARLAALWTEVESGGGFDLSPAELALMQDSYGFKSSASNHSDRIAHIREVFEKYGVQIDPHTADGFKAAKAHRNLAVPMVIMETALPAKFEDTMLEALKQAPFRPKGLAGLEALPQRFEAIDADTNLLKKYIVDHLA; encoded by the coding sequence ATGAAATACATCTCGACTCGTGGCGGTATGAACGCCCAAGCATTCAGCGATATTCTTCTTGGTGGCCTCGCGCCCGATGGCGGCCTGTCGATTCCAGAGCAATATCCGCAACTGTCTCAAGCCGATTTAGAAAGCATGGCCACGCTCAATTACCGCGATTTAGCCTTCGCGGTCATTAGCCGTTTTGTCGACGATATTCCTAGCGACGATCTAAAAGCCTTGATCAACAAAACCTACACCGCCGAAGTGTATTGCAATGGCCGCTCAAAAAATCAAGCCGATCACATCACGCCACTGATTAAGCTCGATGGCTCGCTGTATATCCAAGAACTCTCCAACGGCCCAACGCTGGCATTCAAAGACATGGCGATGCAATTGCTCGGCAATCTGTTTGAATACGTGCTGGACAAAAAAGGCGAGCAAATCAATATTGTTGGCGCAACATCAGGCGACACCGGCTCTGCTGCCGAATACGCGATGCGCGGCAAACGCGGCGTAAATGTATTTATGCTGTCGCCATTTGGCAAAATGAGCCCGTTCCAACGCGCACAAATGTTTAGTCTACAAGACGAAAATATTTTCAATTTATCGGTGCATGGCTTTTTTGACGCTTGCCAAGACATCGTTAAAAACATCAATAAAGACGCTGAATTTAAAGCCCAATACAAAATTGGCGCAGTCAATTCAATCAACTGGGGCCGCATCGTGGCCCAAGTGGTGTATTACTTCAAGGGCTACTTTGCCACCATCTTAGCCACCGGCAAAAAAGTCGGCGATAAAGTCGATTTCTGCGTACCGTCGGGTAATTTTGGCAATATCTGCGCCGGCCATATTGCCCGCCAAATGGGCTTGCCGATCGGCCAACTGGTCGTTGCGACCAATGAAAACGATGTGCTGGACGAGTTCTTCAAAACCGGCGGCTACCATCCACGAGATGTAGCCAACACCTTTGAAACCACCAGCCCGTCGATGGACATTAGCAAAGCCTCTAATTTGGAGCGCTTTGTGTTTGATTTGATCGGCCGTGATAGCGCGCGTTTAGCTGCATTGTGGACCGAAGTTGAATCGGGTGGCGGCTTTGATTTATCCCCTGCTGAATTGGCGCTAATGCAAGACAGTTATGGCTTTAAATCATCGGCCAGCAATCACAGCGATCGAATTGCCCATATTCGCGAAGTGTTTGAAAAATACGGCGTACAAATTGATCCGCATACCGCTGACGGCTTTAAAGCCGCCAAAGCCCATCGCAATCTTGCTGTGCCAATGGTGATTATGGAAACCGCCTTGCCAGCCAAGTTTGAAGACACCATGCTCGAAGCCCTCAAACAAGCGCCGTTCCGCCCCAAAGGTTTGGCCGGCCTAGAAGCCTTGCCACAGCGCTTTGAGGCGATTGATGCAGATACCAATTTGCTGAAAAAATACATCGTTGACCATCTCGCTTAA
- a CDS encoding homoserine dehydrogenase → MKAINVGLCGVGTVGGGTATVLKRNGNEIARRAGRPIVITMAANRDLDRARELVGDDVLLTDNAMDVVNNPDIDIVVELIGGTTVAKDLVLAAIANGKHVVTANKKLIAEYGNEIFALAQEKGVMVAFEAAVAGGIPVIKALREGLTANQIEWVAGIINGTSNFILTEMRDKGSAFADVLAEAQRLGYAEADPTFDIEGHDAAHKLTIMSAIAFGIPVQFDKAYLEGISKLDAADIKYAAELGYRIKLLGMTRRRPNGIELRVSPTLIPAGRLIANVDGVMNAVLVKGDAVGATMYYGPGAGAEPTASSVIADLVDITRLHTADPEHRVPHLAFQPSQIANLPILPIDEVETCYYLRLTAKDLPGVLADVTGILAEGQISVDAMLQKPAAAAGGTAEIIIVTHIAIEKNINIAIAKIENLASTHGKVVKLRLEHLNG, encoded by the coding sequence ATGAAAGCAATCAACGTTGGCCTCTGTGGCGTAGGAACAGTCGGTGGCGGTACCGCCACCGTTTTAAAACGTAACGGTAATGAAATCGCCCGCCGCGCTGGCCGCCCTATCGTCATTACGATGGCCGCCAATCGCGACTTAGATCGCGCACGCGAATTAGTGGGTGACGATGTACTGCTCACCGACAATGCGATGGATGTAGTCAACAATCCCGATATCGACATCGTCGTTGAACTCATCGGCGGCACCACCGTTGCCAAAGACTTGGTTTTAGCCGCAATTGCCAACGGCAAACACGTGGTCACTGCCAATAAAAAACTCATCGCCGAATACGGCAATGAAATTTTTGCCCTCGCCCAAGAAAAAGGCGTCATGGTGGCCTTTGAAGCCGCCGTTGCGGGTGGTATTCCAGTCATCAAAGCACTACGCGAAGGTTTAACCGCCAACCAAATCGAATGGGTGGCTGGCATTATCAACGGCACATCAAACTTTATCCTGACTGAAATGCGCGATAAAGGTTCGGCCTTTGCCGATGTATTGGCCGAAGCGCAGCGCCTCGGTTACGCCGAAGCCGATCCAACCTTCGACATCGAAGGCCACGACGCCGCGCACAAGCTCACCATCATGAGCGCGATTGCTTTCGGCATTCCAGTGCAGTTCGACAAAGCGTATTTAGAAGGCATCAGCAAACTTGACGCTGCCGATATTAAATACGCCGCAGAATTGGGCTATCGCATCAAATTACTCGGCATGACGCGCCGCCGCCCGAACGGCATTGAATTACGCGTGTCACCGACATTGATTCCGGCTGGTCGCTTGATCGCCAATGTCGATGGCGTAATGAATGCGGTGCTGGTCAAAGGCGACGCAGTAGGCGCCACCATGTATTACGGCCCGGGCGCTGGCGCAGAACCAACGGCATCTTCGGTGATTGCCGATTTGGTCGACATCACTCGCCTACACACTGCCGATCCAGAACATCGCGTGCCCCATCTGGCGTTCCAACCGTCGCAAATCGCTAATCTACCGATTTTGCCGATCGACGAAGTGGAAACTTGCTATTACCTGCGCTTAACCGCCAAAGATTTACCTGGCGTGTTGGCCGATGTCACGGGTATTTTGGCTGAAGGGCAAATTTCGGTCGATGCCATGCTGCAAAAACCTGCTGCGGCAGCTGGCGGCACGGCTGAGATCATTATCGTGACGCACATCGCGATCGAAAAAAACATCAACATCGCCATCGCCAAAATCGAAAACCTCGCCAGCACGCATGGCAAGGTGGTGAAATTGCGTTTGGAGCATTTAAACGGCTAA
- a CDS encoding pyridoxal phosphate-dependent aminotransferase, with amino-acid sequence MEAILKSNKLLNICYEIRGPIPERARQMEEEGHRIIKLNIGNLANFGFDAPEEVVQDVIRNLANAAGYVDSKGLFQARKAIMHYTQQKNIADVTVDDIYIGNGASELIVMSMQGLLNTGDEVLVPMPDYPLWTAAVSLAGGTPRHYLCDEADGWMPSLSDMRAKITPKTRAIVVINPNNPTGALYPDSVLLDIIALAREFGLIIYADEIYDKVLYDGVSHTSIASLADDVLFVTFNGLSKNYRACGYRSGWMIVSGEKHRAKDYIEGLNMLATMRLCANVPSQYAIQTALGGYQSIDDLVCEGGRLAKQRDLAYNMLSAMPGVSVVKPQAALYMFPKLDPVIYPVSDDQQFMLELLQDEKVLLVQGTGFNWPQHDHFRVVFLPNLDDLTDALNRVARFLTQWRKRHGTGEFAAK; translated from the coding sequence ATGGAAGCCATCCTCAAGTCCAACAAATTATTGAACATCTGCTACGAAATCCGTGGGCCGATTCCAGAGCGAGCGCGGCAGATGGAAGAAGAAGGCCATCGCATTATCAAACTTAATATTGGCAACCTCGCCAACTTTGGTTTTGATGCGCCCGAAGAAGTCGTGCAAGATGTGATTCGCAATTTGGCCAATGCCGCCGGTTATGTGGATTCCAAAGGTTTATTCCAAGCGCGTAAAGCCATCATGCATTACACGCAACAAAAAAATATTGCCGACGTCACCGTTGACGATATTTATATTGGTAATGGCGCGTCTGAGCTCATCGTGATGAGTATGCAAGGCTTACTCAACACCGGTGATGAAGTGTTAGTACCGATGCCAGACTATCCACTCTGGACTGCCGCAGTCAGCCTCGCCGGCGGTACGCCACGGCATTACCTCTGCGACGAGGCCGATGGCTGGATGCCATCGTTGAGCGATATGCGCGCCAAAATCACGCCAAAAACACGGGCGATTGTGGTCATCAACCCGAATAATCCAACCGGCGCGCTGTATCCAGACTCCGTGCTGCTCGACATCATTGCGCTGGCGCGTGAGTTTGGTCTGATTATTTATGCCGATGAAATTTACGATAAAGTGCTTTACGACGGGGTTAGCCACACCTCAATCGCTTCGCTGGCTGATGATGTACTTTTTGTCACGTTTAACGGTTTGTCGAAAAACTACCGCGCTTGTGGTTATCGCTCCGGTTGGATGATTGTTTCTGGCGAAAAACATCGCGCCAAAGACTATATCGAAGGCCTCAATATGCTGGCGACGATGCGCTTGTGTGCCAATGTGCCATCGCAATACGCCATCCAAACCGCGCTCGGCGGCTATCAAAGCATTGATGATTTAGTGTGCGAAGGCGGCCGTTTAGCCAAACAACGCGATTTGGCTTACAACATGCTCAGCGCCATGCCCGGCGTGTCGGTCGTCAAGCCGCAAGCCGCGCTGTATATGTTCCCTAAGCTCGATCCGGTGATTTACCCGGTGAGCGACGATCAGCAATTTATGCTCGAATTGCTGCAAGATGAAAAAGTACTACTGGTCCAAGGCACTGGCTTTAACTGGCCACAACACGATCACTTTCGCGTAGTTTTTCTGCCTAATTTGGATGACCTCACCGATGCGCTCAATCGCGTCGCCCGCTTTTTGACGCAATGGCGTAAACGCCATGGCACCGGTGAGTTTGCTGCAAAATAA
- a CDS encoding Mth938-like domain-containing protein: protein MKLHQSKVKNVNQFTAYDTTGVKVNDERFEGSVLVLPNEIHTWRPTSFADLTAEDFAALLGYEPELVLLGTGSKIQFPHPLLYAALSSQRIGIDMMDTGALCRTFNVLTAENRRVLALVLHS, encoded by the coding sequence ATGAAGCTGCATCAATCCAAAGTAAAAAATGTGAATCAATTTACTGCGTATGACACCACGGGTGTCAAAGTGAACGATGAGCGTTTTGAAGGCAGTGTCTTGGTGCTGCCCAATGAAATACATACGTGGCGTCCGACGTCGTTTGCCGATTTAACTGCGGAAGATTTTGCGGCGTTGTTGGGGTATGAGCCTGAGCTGGTGCTGTTGGGCACGGGGAGCAAGATTCAATTCCCACATCCACTGCTGTACGCCGCGCTCTCTAGTCAGCGAATTGGCATTGATATGATGGATACAGGCGCACTGTGCCGCACTTTTAATGTGCTGACAGCAGAAAATCGTCGTGTACTAGCCTTGGTTTTGCATAGTTAA
- a CDS encoding UDP-glucose dehydrogenase family protein has protein sequence MKVTVIGSGYVGLVTATCLAEYGNDVLCLDVDVSKIELLNQGGVPIYEPGLEEMIKRNRAASRLRFTSNIAESVAHGTIQFIAVGTPPNEDGSADLQYVVAAANHIGRHMNTYKVIVNKSTVPVGTGDKVRAVIAAQLTLRGLNASFAVVANPEFLKEGAAIDDFMRPDRIVMGCEDETASDLLHALYAPFVRNHDRILLMDIRSAEMTKYAANAMLATRISLMNELANLAEILGADIELVRKGIGADPRIGYHFLYAGVGYGGSCFPKDVQALQRTANENGIQLRVLAAVEHANLAQKSVIIHKIKQRFAGNLAGMHFALWGLAFKPNTDDMRDAPSRVLIEYLLAQGATIAAYDPVAMIEAQRVMPHATGLRYGEGPQAVLKQADALVVMTEWKAFRSPDFAEMKALLSQAIIFDGRNLYEPQYLAKQGFEYYPIGREQIYPALIARALMTEPSEQALNLA, from the coding sequence ATGAAAGTGACGGTTATTGGCTCGGGTTATGTTGGCTTGGTGACGGCAACGTGTTTGGCTGAGTACGGCAATGATGTGCTGTGTTTGGACGTGGATGTCAGCAAAATTGAGTTGCTCAATCAAGGCGGAGTGCCTATTTATGAGCCAGGCTTAGAGGAAATGATCAAGCGCAATCGTGCAGCCTCTCGATTACGCTTTACAAGCAATATTGCTGAATCAGTGGCGCATGGCACGATTCAATTTATTGCGGTGGGAACGCCACCCAATGAGGATGGTTCCGCCGATTTGCAATACGTCGTAGCGGCAGCCAACCATATTGGTCGCCATATGAATACCTATAAAGTGATTGTGAATAAATCCACGGTGCCTGTTGGCACGGGCGATAAGGTTCGTGCGGTGATTGCGGCGCAGTTGACGCTACGTGGTTTAAATGCCAGTTTTGCGGTCGTCGCCAATCCCGAGTTTTTAAAAGAAGGGGCGGCGATTGATGATTTTATGCGGCCAGATCGGATTGTGATGGGTTGCGAGGATGAAACGGCGAGCGATTTATTGCATGCTTTATACGCGCCGTTTGTGCGTAATCATGATCGAATTTTATTGATGGATATTCGCTCGGCTGAAATGACCAAGTATGCGGCCAATGCGATGTTGGCGACGCGCATTTCATTGATGAATGAATTGGCGAATTTGGCGGAAATTTTAGGTGCCGATATTGAGCTGGTTCGCAAAGGGATCGGTGCCGATCCGCGCATTGGCTACCATTTTTTATACGCCGGCGTGGGCTATGGTGGCTCGTGCTTTCCTAAAGATGTACAAGCTTTGCAGCGTACCGCCAATGAAAACGGTATTCAGTTGCGCGTGCTAGCGGCGGTTGAGCACGCCAATCTAGCGCAAAAATCCGTCATTATTCATAAAATCAAGCAGCGTTTTGCCGGTAATTTAGCTGGGATGCATTTTGCATTATGGGGATTGGCCTTCAAGCCCAATACCGATGATATGCGCGATGCACCTAGTCGAGTATTAATCGAGTACCTATTGGCGCAAGGTGCAACGATTGCGGCGTATGATCCCGTCGCGATGATCGAGGCGCAGCGGGTGATGCCTCATGCAACGGGTCTGCGCTATGGAGAAGGGCCTCAGGCCGTGCTCAAGCAAGCCGATGCTTTAGTGGTGATGACCGAGTGGAAGGCGTTTCGTAGTCCAGATTTTGCGGAAATGAAGGCGCTATTGTCGCAGGCGATTATTTTTGATGGGCGAAATCTATACGAGCCGCAGTATTTGGCAAAACAAGGGTTTGAGTACTATCCGATTGGACGGGAACAAATTTATCCAGCATTAATTGCACGCGCATTGATGACGGAACCGTCTGAACAGGCATTGAATCTGGCTTGA